From the genome of Mycoplasma sp. 1578d:
TTCATCGTATAAAATTGCACTTTTTCCATTTTTATGATAGAAAGTTTCTTTAAGGTTGAAATATTTTTCTCTAACCATTTCTTTAAAAGTGACTTTTAAAGGTTTTTGATCAAAAATCGCTTTTTCAACATCTCCAATTTGAGGGATTGCTTCATCAATTCTTTTTTGTCCTAATTTAATATACTTAGGATCTCTTTCGATCATAATAAAGTTTCTGCCCATCTTTTTGGCCACTGCTCCAGTAGTCATTGAACCGCCAAATGGATCTAAAATTAAGTCATTTTGTTTGGTAAACAGAGCAATTGCTCGATAAAGTAGTGCTTCAGGCTTTTGGGTAGTATGGAATTTATTTCCGTTTTCATCTTTTAAACGCTCATTTCCTGAACAAACCGGAAACTCTCAAATTGAACCCATTTGCTTGCCATTGTTTAAAAATTTACCAGTTTTATAATTAAATGTAAATTTACTTTTTTTGCTTTTTGAAGCTCAGATTAAAGTTTCATGACTATTATTTAATCTTGTTCCAGCAAAATTTGGAGTTGGGTTGGTTTTCTTTCAAATGATATCGTTAATTACTCAAAAACCAAGTTCTCTTAGAATTGAGCCAATTTCATAAATGGATTGCATCCCCGAGATTAAACAAATAGCCCCATCATCTTTAAGCACTCTTTTTACTTGTGATAATCAATTGTAAGTAAATTTTTTATACTCTTCCATTGAAGGAAATTTATCTCAATCATCATCACATCCATCAAATTCAGTTCCTTCAACTCGATAAAGCTTTTTACCGCGTTCAATTTGCATAAAATAGGGGGGGTCCGCAAAGCAAAAATCAAAAGTTTTGTCGGGTATATGTTGCATAATTTCAAGATTATCACCGAGTAAAATTTTATTTTTTAATTCCATATTTCCTCCTTGATTACTTTTCATTATCCACAAATAAGCGCTTTTGTTTTGCTAATTCTATGTTATTTCCTGATGAAAAAAGTTCATCTCTTAGTAAAACATATTCTTCTTTTTCTGAATTTAACTTTGTTCATTCCTTTTCTGGTAATTTGACTAATGCGTTTAAAATTTCTGTGCTAGTTCCAAAATCTGGAACTGTGAATTCAATTGTTCGCTTTTGTTTTTTGTAATAGGTTAAATGTTTTTTAAGTTCCTCTCATATATGATTGCTGTTTAAAGAATTAAAGAATTCAGCACCATAATACAATTTCAATTCTATATTGTCAAATCTATTTATTTTCATTTGTTCAAGATAATAATTCTTATTTTTTGTAAGCTTATCATCAACAAACCACATAGATGCTTTAATT
Proteins encoded in this window:
- a CDS encoding site-specific DNA-methyltransferase; the encoded protein is MELKNKILLGDNLEIMQHIPDKTFDFCFADPPYFMQIERGKKLYRVEGTEFDGCDDDWDKFPSMEEYKKFTYNWLSQVKRVLKDDGAICLISGMQSIYEIGSILRELGFWVINDIIWKKTNPTPNFAGTRLNNSHETLIWASKSKKSKFTFNYKTGKFLNNGKQMGSIWEFPVCSGNERLKDENGNKFHTTQKPEALLYRAIALFTKQNDLILDPFGGSMTTGAVAKKMGRNFIMIERDPKYIKLGQKRIDEAIPQIGDVEKAIFDQKPLKVTFKEMVREKYFNLKETFYHKNGKSAILYDENGRLEYEESILSMHEISAQMMERKRRVNAFDYLFVIRNGIKVSINQIRQEYRNDKIKFMFNKF